Genomic window (Daucus carota subsp. sativus chromosome 5, DH1 v3.0, whole genome shotgun sequence):
CTGGAACAAACACCCTATCTTTCTTggatatatatactatatagtaGTATACTCTGTGATCAATGCCAGCTCTACGAGTACAAAACGGGAAAGGAATCCATGGACCAATACATCATCTTCAGGGCACAGAAAATATAACGATACAGGTCATATAGCCCAGTCCACTTTATATGTATGCACAGGTGAACCAAAAACcaatctttctttgcttccaCTTCTCTATAACCAAAAATGTGGGTGACTTAATTGATCACCATTCCCTTGGTAGAGAAAACAGCATATTTTTTCAAGCAATATGGTAGAAATTCAAGCATAAAATCTGTTTGATAACCATTTTATTTACAGTATTTGGTAAAACCACGTATTTGCACTCTTGACCACAATTTCTTTtgcaaacacacacacagagactGGAATGATTGACAGACTTTATATTCAGTAGTCCTTTTCATAAAAAAGAATCTTCTCCATAGTCGCCATTAGCGACCAGAACAGCTGAAGGCTTCGGATGTAATTTAACTGCTTTCATAAGTAATCACCAgtttttttcctttattttctcCAAATTCCCATATATCGTGAGTACAGTGTCGGTTCTtaaccacaaaaaaaaaaaaaaaatgattaccACAACAACATTGCAACAGATAAAATGACATGACAGACCTGATATTCACGAAGCCAGGGTTCTGCTATTTGCAATCCAATTGCCATTTTCCCAAGCTGCAAATTGTGCATGCATGTTACAAGCGGCTGCATTAAGAGATTTCATGAACTGATAAGCATATGTTTCTCATGGGCATATAAACCatactaaattaaaataattgcaaGGGCCAATATTATACTTGAATTATAAAAAACCTGCACTTTAGGCATccaacacacacacaatttataaaacacacacaaacacacacacacacacacatctatGTTTTGGCATCAACCTGAAGATATTGGTGGTAAATTGCAAAAGGAGCTGAAAAAGATAGAAGTGGGAGGACTTCTTTGACAATTGTCCAAGCATCCATATCTGGGACGGCCATTATGAGGCTGTAAATTCAAATACATGTTATCATTTTAAGTAAGGCTGTTAATTTGTTGAATGAAAATTTATGACAAATTTGCAATGAACCTTGAAAAACCAGTTTCTCTCCATGATTTAATTGCCACTTCTGGCGCTTTCCCTCCAGCTTTTGCAGCTTTGCAAGCCTTCGAAACTGGAGAAGCAGCTGTTGTCAAAATTTCTGAATTATTGTTCTCAGGTGTTACCATCAGTTCATCCATGTTGACAGAGTTTGGAGGTGGTGATGTCAATTTTTCCTGCACAATGTTTCCCAGCATCTCCTACTCTAAGGGTGAAGAAAATGGAAGGATAAATACTTTGAAATTTGTCAGTATGACATATAGCGGACAGACTCACAGTGTTACAGGAATCTTCAGGTTGGCCAGGTTGAAGTGATATTTCATTTTCACGGGCAGAGAGCTCAGCAAGAGGTGATTGCACAATCCTAAAACAAAGATCTACAGGTTAGTGCCAACCAAATATATGCAAATGCtatataatgaaaaatatatcatatgCTATACAACCCATCTTCAAAAGGATGACTGGAGGTGCAAAAAGTGGTCCACGGAAAGACATAAAAAGAGTTGACATGTGAGTTTGTGTggcaaccaaaaaaaaaaaacttaaagagTGAACGTTTATTCTTCAATACGCTTAAAAACAGAATCAAGACGCCCCTTTGAAGATGGGGGGCCTACCAcacaattaaatttgaaagaacTTGTGGACAAAAAAAATGTCCAGGTATGAAAGATCTGGAAAGAGTACCTTTTGCAAATTTCATCACTGAAGTTGAACATCCTTACTATATCAATTGGATAGGGATTTACTCCAAGATAGGTATTGCATACGTAACCCATACCTGTCATTAAGGTAATAACATTCATCAATTAAGAGTTTTGACCATTAAAATAGCTCTCCCtacatgttttaattttatcacCTAAAAGAATCATCCCTCTGTAcggttaataataataaattattaaaatgactCGTTTGCACTTGCAAAGACATTATAtagacaaaatataaaaaagaacaaGATTTGCATCTTCATTATAAAGACTTTAACCAAAAAACAcctaaaaaatacataatttaCAACTAGATCCACTAATCTATGTGTTATTTTAACAACTAgatatcataataataataattagataCCAAACCCAATAAATCATAACCACGAGTTTAATTAAGCATCACAAATGCTAAGCGCAAAGCCATACCAAAAGACTGGTACATTTATCAACTAATACTCAAAACAGATGCCTTTCTGCAACTGCTCAAACAATTTAAAAGTTTTCAAGAATCTTTAAAATCTTTCAAaagtttataatttgtttttctcAAATGCATAGGTCTTCACAGGAACCTCCTCTCTATCAACGTATGTGACTAGGCATACATCTTATCCTTCCCAAACCCTGTTTCTGATGGAGACATCCTGGGTATGTTCACCTTGGATTATTACCCCACACCAAGGAGAAAGAAATAATTACAAGCTACTATAgcatatatatgaattaaaaaaGAGTCGCAtcaaatatattagaaaattttaaactataaaACTAAAATTGTAACATATAAAGTCCTATGCCTCTAAACTAGAAATCAATCAGCATACCTCCCATTCGTTCCGCCACAGCACCAGTAAGAAGACCGCCAATCATGTCAACCACAAGGACATCAGAGTGTGCTGTGATATTGGCCATAGAGAGAAGAAGAGATAAACTGTCCACTCGCAAATATCTGTGTGGATCAGAGAATGGTTGATGGATGGATATTAATAAAAAAGGACCGAGGAGCAGAAGATTTTATTACCATGTCAATGTCACCTAGCCAACAGTACatgatatgatatattataattCTACAAGCTAAGAGGAAACCAAAGGCCTAACAAATGCATAAAAGCAATTCATTACTTATTTAGCAAGCAAAAACAATGTTCTAGGAATTTATTAGCAAAACATTCAGCTTAAAAAACacttataacatattttataaaaaaaaggagTTTTAAAGCTTTtttcaaattctaaaataaaatagatgcCGTCTTGGTCATCTCTGAGAGAGTAGTTGAATTCTACTGTAAACAGtttttatattcaataaaaGCTGAGTTTGATTTTTATACATTGTGTTCTTATTTTGAAGTTGATTGTATCCACTACATTTAACCCCCCTTCTATAGTGGTTTAGGCCTAACAACTTTCACTGGTCATGACTCTCTCAATATAAGTCCAagtcaaataatcaaatatgtGATCAGATTCGTATGTGCAAGTTATATCCAACTATATAAATTTCAGCATTTTATAATGAACGAATAATATCTGAAAAAATGAATCAGAAAAATTACAACCTTGACTCTGTTTTTCTCATAAACCAGATATCAAGATTACCCACAAAATTTTTGGAGATTACGATAATTCATATAAGCAACATCACCATATCAATCTAATGACAAAATACGAACCACAAAATATTCCGAGGATTTTTCAAAAGGCTTCTGTGGATCCTCCAAATCCCTAAATGTCATCAGAATATTAGAGCATAGGTAATATCTACATAGATTCATGAAAAAATTCCACAACATTTGGTGATTCGAATTTTGTTACGAGCACCATCAGTATACTTATCATCTCTCCTCCCCTAGCTTCTAATAATTTTATCTATATAGTTGTGGGGAACAGATCATAACTAAAGGGGATCCTGCATGAGTAACTTTTGGGGGGTAGAAATTAGAACAAAACATTACCTTGAGCAACCTTACCTACTTACATATTGTTAATATACTCTATTTAATACAATTTACAATAGAGGAAGGGATCTAGGAATAACTCACAAAAAATCCAGAATCAATAACTATCTACAGTGCAAAAATGAATAAACACGAATAATATATCAAgtcaaaaatgataataatttacCCGATTCTGGTTGGATATTTCTTGAAGTACGTCTCACATATGCTgggagaaagaaaaagaaataaattatatcaaatggCAAGAATAAGCTTAATACGTCAAAAAGGAATTGGCTGTGGGTCCTTCAGGTCACTGCTAGAAGAAAGACACAGTTTTACATGAGCCCAACACTCAAACCACCCTGAGACACGTATCTAAGAGAACTTAAAATTACCTGCGTGCAAAAGGACGCCGCAAAAGTACTCTTGGTGCATATTTCTTCTGCTTTTTTAGCCTATATTTTTCCTGCATGGAGATAGTAAGACAGCATTTAGCATTCTGTGCAAGATCACAtggtgtttaaatttttatatttatggaAATAGATCTTACCTGTGAAAATGATGTCTTCTTATCAAATGTTGCACTATTAGCAATAAGAGCTTCAACAATTTCATCACCAGTTACACCCTccctgcatcagagaatcagaacaACAATCAGTATGTAACTGATGCATATTAAGGTTCAAAAAATTCACTTCATCGTATGTTGCTCAAGTAATATTATGTGTACACATAGAGTTGAGTATTTTTTAAGATAATAAAAAGTCTTAGGCTAATAGAACGAAAGCATATTagaaatttcataaaataagcTTCTCAAAAGTCTAAGAGCCCTTTCCTGAAAAAAATTTCCAAGAGCCCTATTGTCTAGGCTTAAAAGCTATAAAATgtgtgtttgtgtaataagctAAAAAGTGAGAAGTTGATTATACAACTTAACGCCAAAACTTGGCATGAGGTACTTTTTTGAACAACTGACTTTAtgttaattacaaataatatctATATCTCACAAAACTTTTTTGAACAAACTATTTACTTCTAAAATTTTATCTCACAAAACTTAATGTCATCAATCACATGTTAAacttctatattttatatttatttttacaaattttttaattgcatatttttatatttttaataactcattaGCCACATGTAACAAAAAATATaccaacttaaaattttcaacagTCACTTCTCACTTTAAATAACTATAAGTCATGACAAAGAGCTTTTTTATCTGTATCAATAGATTAGCCTCTTCCTCATCAAGGCAccaataaacaaatatatatgtgaaCTAATTGCATATAATGTGATATTTAACAGAAATTGTACCTTCGCATCGCTTCTATCTCATCCCCGGTAAGACTCTGAGCTGTATTATTATCAACTAGTGCACGGTTGTCTTTAGGCTCATCTATTTTGCAACCCTTTTCCTCTTGATTTGACACtgaaattcaacaaaaaaaaatat
Coding sequences:
- the LOC108219982 gene encoding uncharacterized protein LOC108219982 isoform X2 yields the protein MSIELNSNQNPKITWEGCNVLLDINDGDRLLFARLTPGSTLKIGNKSCSLQPLIGCHFGSLFQLETGDKGPFLSPVVEVSNQEEKGCKIDEPKDNRALVDNNTAQSLTGDEIEAMRREGVTGDEIVEALIANSATFDKKTSFSQEKYRLKKQKKYAPRVLLRRPFARSICETYFKKYPTRIGYLRVDSLSLLLSMANITAHSDVLVVDMIGGLLTGAVAERMGGMGYVCNTYLGVNPYPIDIVRMFNFSDEICKRIVQSPLAELSARENEISLQPGQPEDSCNTEKLTSPPPNSVNMDELMVTPENNNSEILTTAASPVSKACKAAKAGGKAPEVAIKSWRETGFSSLIMAVPDMDAWTIVKEVLPLLSFSAPFAIYHQYLQPLVTCMHNLQLGKMAIGLQIAEPWLREYQVLPSRTHPHMQMSAFGGYVLTGTRICST
- the LOC108219982 gene encoding uncharacterized protein LOC108219982 isoform X3 encodes the protein MSIELNSNQNPKITWEGCNVLLDINDGDRLLFARLTPGSTLKIGNKSCSLQPLIGCHFGSLFQLETGDKGPFLSPVVEVSNQEEKGCKIDEPKDNRALVDNNTAQSLTGDEIEAMRREGVTGDEIVEALIANSATFDKKTSFSQEKYRLKKQKKYAPRVLLRRPFARSICETYFKKYPTRIGYLRVDSLSLLLSMANITAHSDVLVVDMIGGLLTGAVAERMGGMGYVCNTYLGVNPYPIDIVRMFNFSDEICKRIVQSPLAELSARENEISLQPGQPEDSCNTEMLGNIVQEKLTSPPPNSVNMDELMVTPENNNSEILTTAASPVSKACKAAKAGGKAPEVAIKSWRETGFSSLIMAVPDMDAWTIVKEVLPLLSFSAPFAIYHQYLQLGKMAIGLQIAEPWLREYQVLPSRTHPHMQMSAFGGYVLTGTRICST
- the LOC108219982 gene encoding uncharacterized protein LOC108219982 isoform X1, which translates into the protein MSIELNSNQNPKITWEGCNVLLDINDGDRLLFARLTPGSTLKIGNKSCSLQPLIGCHFGSLFQLETGDKGPFLSPVVEVSNQEEKGCKIDEPKDNRALVDNNTAQSLTGDEIEAMRREGVTGDEIVEALIANSATFDKKTSFSQEKYRLKKQKKYAPRVLLRRPFARSICETYFKKYPTRIGYLRVDSLSLLLSMANITAHSDVLVVDMIGGLLTGAVAERMGGMGYVCNTYLGVNPYPIDIVRMFNFSDEICKRIVQSPLAELSARENEISLQPGQPEDSCNTEMLGNIVQEKLTSPPPNSVNMDELMVTPENNNSEILTTAASPVSKACKAAKAGGKAPEVAIKSWRETGFSSLIMAVPDMDAWTIVKEVLPLLSFSAPFAIYHQYLQPLVTCMHNLQLGKMAIGLQIAEPWLREYQVLPSRTHPHMQMSAFGGYVLTGTRICST